From the Nematostella vectensis chromosome 7, jaNemVect1.1, whole genome shotgun sequence genome, the window GAAGAAACTCTGGAATGTATAGAAGGTAAGGGCTGTAAGATTCGCCCTAACATGTATCAACCAGTCTGTCCCTTACTATCCTCTACTCTCGAACATATCAATGgtatatttgcaaaaaaacgGATCCACTAGGTTAACTAAAGGCTGACGTATCTAAACAATATTTGtgaagaatgtttttttgtcgcttAACTTGGCCGACGATGGCAATGGAAGTCAAATGGCGGCGTGTGTAACCGTGTAGCCGTGTtcaaatgtctttgtttagCAAGGAAAGAAAAATCGTCCGGTTCCATAATAGCCCATGCCTTTTAAATTTTGCAGCCTGTAGTGTTAAAGATGCGAGCGTGTTACATTGGGTTGGCTTTGTGTGCTGTGGTGGTGCGTTGTAATGCATCGTGTGAGATGGCGAACTGGCGGAGCAGCTTTGACAAGAAAGGCTTCTCAACTTGTGGATCCGTTACTCGGTATATGAACGGACTCTACAGAAACAAACCTTCAGGATATCAGGGGATATTTCTGATCGAGCAAGCACGTTGTTGTGCCAGGCCGAGGCCTTACTGGAACCAAGCCACGTCTTGTATCATGGCTGACTGGTGGAGCAGTTTTGACAGGTCAGAGATTGCATGATTTTTCAATAGTTCTGACTTATATAAATGACGCATGTAAATGTATGTCTTACTTTGAGAGAGAACttaataataagaataaagTTTCTTATTCAAGTCGGACAAAAGAGGGGGAGGATTTAGCAATTGGAAATAGACGGCGGGAGTTCGCAGAATATTAAAACTGAAATGATAAATCAGGGGTAGTTTTGTCTAGTTATAGGTATATACCTGATAGTTACGGCTAATTTTCAGGTCTAGGTACATCAAAAAGTGGTTTATTCGAATCTAACGGCACTACAACATTCGAAACTCACAGCTTAAGAAAATTCaagttattataattattttttcttactaTGGCACAAGAAGAAGGAAGGGGGGGTCGGGGAGAGGAAGTCTTCAGTTTTCACGGTGTATTTCTTTATCATTCAGGAACAATCGTTGGAACACATGTCCCAATGGTTATTACCTCCGGGGATTGGATCGAAACGACGGCCAGAGCCTGGATAACATCGAGGTTGGCAAGTGTTGCAAGCCTGCCAACCACCCGCACTGGTACGGACACTGTTATGATCAAAACGTGAGGGCCAGCTTCGACAAGGAGGGCACCAGCAAGTGTAGGAATGGCTATTTCATGACTGGATTATACCGAGGCAGTTGTGATCAGATCTGAAATTTTAGATTTTAGATTTTCAGATTTTACAACACTTGAAATGTTCAAGTGTTGTAAAATGGTTCCAAGTAAGTTGTGAGCTAAAAAAGGCGATTTGCACTATGAAATCACCTGACTCTTCGAGTAAAAACCCGCGCGCGTTTCTGCTTTTGGCGGcacaataacaacagcaaaacGTAAAAAGCCAGAACGTTTCTTGTCAGAAGGCCTTTATTGTCAAAAGATTTCATTATTTATGTGGCTTTCTGAGTTGGCGATCGCAGctatttctttgtttattttgccgtGGTTTAGTTTTCAACTCAAAATGTCACGTgttttcttagtgcaagtggCCTGGAAAAGGCCTGGTTCAGTAGCCTTGCTAGGGCTCGCGGAGCTCAGTGAGAAgcaaaaagacaacaacaaaaatggaaaaaaagtcGAGGCTTTTGATAAGGAATTCTCCAATGGATGGCTATTTGAACTAATGTGAAAATCCGGGGACAAACCTTGGGGACGCTGTGACCTCATATAATGAAAGTAAACTCACCCCTGAGTGCTGTTATGAACATTGAAGCTAAGTTTTAGTGTCCAATCATCACGATTTACATCACACACAGAAGTTGctgaatggcaaatggtacTTAAACAGGCTCTTAcccacacaacggccgaaggtccactttcggttcttaaTAGACAAGTAATTTATCCATATTTTCCGAAATATAACATGATCCATGATACCTTACAATAGAAGAACTGCGCTGACAATTGCAATATGCGCTaacgtatttttttaaatagttgtATGAGTTGATGGTTTACTCCATTTTAGCACCCCCAAAGATGCAATCCTTGGATGATGTCAAGACCCGTATTATGGATGAGACCATGGCAGAGTTGGCATTACTTGCACACTATCTTGGCTACGGATGGTGCGCGAGCTGCCGCGCCCAGTTCGTAGGAGAGGACTTCAGACGAAACGGGGACAGCTGGGAAGCGGACAGGAAAGGCCCGTGCAAGGGCTACATGAATCATCACAGGCTCAAGATGCACTACAGAGACTTCAAGTTTGGCGTCAAGAACATCGTCTACGGCAAACCAGTTATTCAGACATTGGCACCTCAGGCCTACATATCTGGAAGCGAAAGAAATAATGAGGATCATTAAGTGACACGTACGGTTTCTGAGCAAGTGGAAAGCACGCGTACCGTCACACACACGACAACCAGCTCGTGGAAAAAGACACATGGAGTCGGTATCGagttaagctacacccctcccgATGCAACAGGAGGGGCGGGAGTAAAATCGTCGTACAATTTCAACTACGAGAAGTCGTGGACCCAGACGGACAGCACTGCAAATACGCAGAAGTACACGAGCACAGTCACATCGACAAAGACGCTCAAACCCTTCACAGC encodes:
- the LOC125556697 gene encoding uncharacterized protein LOC125556697; protein product: MRACYIGLALCAVVVRCNASCEMANWRSSFDKKGFSTCGSVTRYMNGLYRNKPSGYQGIFLIEQARCCARPRPYWNQATSCIMADWWSSFDRNNRWNTCPNGYYLRGLDRNDGQSLDNIEVGKCCKPANHPHWYGHCYDQNVRASFDKEGTSKCRNGYFMTGLYRGSCDQI